A genomic region of Oryza glaberrima chromosome 1, OglaRS2, whole genome shotgun sequence contains the following coding sequences:
- the LOC127759815 gene encoding uncharacterized protein LOC127759815, which produces MAGSWVRTITSPFRKVFGAQPHKDGGKRPQQPNSGMMVQHVVVDAERSKLHGEVMACAYEDVQVMWDMLDKARIREFNSS; this is translated from the exons ATGGCCGGTTCATGGGTGCGCACCATCACGTCGCCGTTCCGCAAGGTGTTCGGCGCGCAGCCGCACAAGGACGGCGGCAAGCGGCCGCAGCAGCCAAACTCCG GGATGATGGTGCAGCACGTCGTGGTTGACGCCGAGAGATCGAAGCTGCACGGCGAGGTGATGGCGTGCGCGTACGAGGACGTTCAGGTGATGTGGGATATGCTGGACAAGGCCAGGATCCGTGAGTTCAATAGCAGCTAG